One window of Dermacentor andersoni chromosome 7, qqDerAnde1_hic_scaffold, whole genome shotgun sequence genomic DNA carries:
- the roh gene encoding uncharacterized protein roh, with product MQALRQVAGVVARVSRQQTTSAAASPAKAAAAAGATSRRMKYPYTLTAKIAQFPYKFHFKNFWLIRYYLCGGLVIYMVFMVYPIHKAVNSPANVEAHKKLMRKVAEQHGHH from the exons ATGCAGGCCCTGCGGCAGGTCGCCGGTGTGGTCGCCAGAGTGTCCAG GCAGCAGACCACTTCCGCGGCAGCTTCTCCCGCAAAGGCGGCTGCCGCCGCCGGGGCGACCAGCAGGCGCATGAAGTACCCCTACACACTGACGGCAAAGATCGCCCAGTTCCCCTACAAGTTCCACTTCAAGAACTTCTGGCTCATCAGATACTACCTGTGTGGTGGCCTCGTGATCTACATGGTCTTCATGGTGTATCCCATCCACAAGGCGG TTAACTCTCCAGCGAATGTTGAGGCTCACAAGAAACTCATGCGCAAGGTTGCAGAAC